The proteins below are encoded in one region of Centropristis striata isolate RG_2023a ecotype Rhode Island chromosome 12, C.striata_1.0, whole genome shotgun sequence:
- the LOC131981887 gene encoding uncharacterized protein LOC131981887 yields the protein MGDLPVYTLKPEKEDGPLRTLHRDLLLPCGFLPQAEEEEPKRISKPQRPQTRQSLTQAEDNDLIQENDDDEICYQFQPSEEIKETHFIKIYETQKLNSDKQKDGHGKPGKEPDNHLPGTGIHLPGTGIHLPETGTNLREMSTGAPRLPGSPSMERSSDGEPNLEPPERENESESNETDVEHGVTANEETDLEAGDSLFNQPPSMPDNTLADGSDLPEMSYMQTENQVVADQPVAMTQSDNSDPSQPVRRSERTRQPMKRLDYPQLGNPLVTVVKSLFQGLSEAFIDSLNTDNKDYWSQSQAFEITTPIVE from the coding sequence ATGGGAGACTTACCGGTGTATACACTGAAACCAGAGAAAGAAGATGGTCCCCTGAGAACGCTCCACCGAGACCTTTTGCTCCCCTGTGGTTTTCTTCCACAGGCGGAAGAAGAGGAGCCCAAGCGTATCAGTAAGCCTCAAAGACCACAAACTCGACAAAGTCTCACTCAAGCAGAGGATAACGACTTGATCCAAgagaatgatgatgatgaaatctGTTATCAGTTTCAACCATCAGAGGAGATAAAAGAGACACATTTCATCAAAATATATGAGACACAAAAACTGAACTCAGACAAACAAAAGGATGGACATGGAAAACCTGGAAAGGAACCTGACAACCACTTACCTGGAACTGGAATACACTTACCTGGAACTGGAATACACCTACCTGAAACTGGAACAAACTTACGGGAAATGTCAACTGGAGCCCCACGCTTACCTGGAAGTCCCTCCATGGAGAGGTCAAGTGATGGGGAGCCCAATCTGGAACCACCTGAAAGAGAAAATGAGAGTGAATCAAATGAGACAGATGTTGAACATGGAGTCACAGCAAATGAGGAAACTGACCTTGAGGCAGGAGACAGTCTCTTTAACCAGCCTCCATCCATGCCAGATAACACCTTGGCAGATGGGTCAGACCTACCTGAAATGAGCTACATGCAGACAGAAAATCAAGTGGTGGCTGACCAACCAGTGGCTATGACCCAAAGTGACAACTCAGACCCATCTCAACCTGTGCGGAGATCTGAGAGAACTCGTCAGCCAATGAAAAGACTTGATTATCCTCAGTTAGGCAACCCATTAGTCACAGTCGTTAAGTCACTATTCCAAGGGTTAAGTGAAGCTTTTATTGATTCCCTGAATACTGACAATAAGGATTATTGGTCCCAGAGTCAAGCTTTTGAAATCACCACTCCTATTGTAGAGTAA